The following is a genomic window from Clostridium sp..
GATTCCATGGCAGATTTCACCATGTACTCTCCCAATTTGTGCTTTGGATTATGAATTCCCGGTGTATCCACAAATACAAGCTGGAAATCCTTCTCCGTAAGTATTGCCTGTATATTGTTTCTGGTAGTCTGCGGTCTGCAGGATACTATTGAAAGTTTTTCTCCGATTAACTTGTTCAGCAATGTTGATTTCCCTACATTAGGCATACCAACTATGGTTATAAATCCTGATTTAAACATCACACAATTCTCCTCATAAATAAATTATATCATTTATCCAAACACTCTAAAAAGCAAAACCGTTATGAGCACTCCAAAAACACCTCCTAAAAAAACCTCCAGTATGGAGTGCACTTCTGAGTCAACTCTGCTCTGTGCAACTATAAATGCCAGCAGATAACTCAATATTACTATTTCAAGTTCTTCTGCCATAAGCGCAATTATGGTAGCTATTGAAAAGGCAATTGCACTGTGTCCGCTTGGCATTCCTCCTTTTAGAGGAGTACCTTCTCCGAATATGGCCTTTACAACTATAGTTGCTATACACACTATGACAAGCATTATAAATATATTATATGGACTTGTAGTCCTTATTTTTCTCATAAGTATAAAATTGATGTAATTCAATTTATCCCAAAATATTATATAACCAACAAGGATAGCATTGATTGCAGTTATGAGAACACCTCCTGCGGCCACATTCTTTGCTATTTTAGCAAGAGGATGATAGTAATTCGTAGTGGCATCTATGGCAAATTCTACAGCCGTATTAAAGAGTTCCGCCATTATAACCATGGTTATGGTTATAGTTATGGCCAGCAGCTCAATTTTACTTAAATCATAGAAAAAACACAATACAAGAACCAGGAGTGCCGCTATCATATGTATCTTCATATTTCTCTGGGTTCTAACTGAATATATTATTCCCTGTATGGCATAATTGAAACTGTCCAAAAGCTTTTTAACCTTCATAGTGAATTCCTCTTTGCAAATTGAAATTTTGCCAGAATTTCTTCTTCCCTTTCTCTCATCTTCCTTTTCTCATCTTCCTGCATATGGTCATATCCTAAAAGGTGAAGCACGGAATGAACAGTCAAATAACATGCTTCCCTGAGAAAAGAATGTCCGAACTCCACTCTCTGTTCTTCTACCTTTTCCAGAGAGAGTGCAATGTCACCCAGTACCAAATTCCCGCTGTCCATGTCACTTTCCTCAAATTCATCTCCCCGATAAGTTTCTTTAAATACCTTCCCTTCAGGATATTCCAGCATTGGAAATGAAAGCACATCAGTAGCACTATCTATTCCCCTGTTTTCTCTATTTATATTTCTTATACCTTCATTGTCTACAAATATGACACTTACTTCACAGGGTACATCCACTTTTTCCTCTTTCAATGCATATTCTATAACTTCTGTTATAGTATTCTCAAGTCCGCCTGCAATATCTATTTTTTTCTGTCTATTGTCTATAAAAATCATGTTAGTCCTCCGTATGTTTGTGCATTTCTTCTATTCTCTCTAAAATTTTATCATCAATGATTTCATCGCTTTTTTCTTCATATTTATCCTTGGGATATTCTATTCTATGATGATATATACCGAGAAGTACTTTTAAAAAAGCCTCCTTTATTTTTCCTATATCCTTTAGTGTCAAATCACAGTTGTCAAGCTGTCCCTCCTCAAGTCTGTCTCTGATTATACTGTTGACCATATTTTCTATATTCTCTTTGTTGGGCTCATTAATGGATCTAACTGACGCCTCCACACCATCTGCCAGCATTATTATACCAGATTCCTTAGTTTCGGGTATAGGTCCCGGATATCTAAAATCTTCCTTCTTTATTTTCTCTGGATCATCACTTGAATTTTTCATTGTAACATAAAAATATTTAACGAGAGATGTTCCATGGTGCTGTTCTATAACATCCTTTATAACCTTTGGGAGCTTATATTCTCTGGCCATCTCCATTCCATCTTTTACATGAGATATTATTATAAGGGCACTTAATGCCGGTGTTATTTTATCATGCGGGTTATCATTTCCAAGTTGATTCTCCTTGAAAAAATATGGTCTTTTAATCTTTCCTATATCATGATAATAGGCAGCAACCCTTGAAAAAAGTGAATTTCCGCCTACTTCTTCGGTAGCCATTTCAGCAAGGTTTCCTACCAGTATGCTGTGATGATAAGTTCCTGGAGCCTCGATAAGCAGTCTCTTTAGAAGCGGATTATTTGGATTGGACAGTTCTAGAAGTTTTATAGTGGTTACTATATTGAATGTGCTTTCGAAAAGTGGTAAAAATCCTATTACAAGTATTCCCGAAATTATACTTGCTGCTCCTGTAAACAATGTTTTCCTTGCTACATCCACTATATTGTTGCTCAGTAAAAATCCCATGGATGACGTAAGTATTATATTTATGACAGCAATATACAGAGATGCAATCAATATGTCATTCCTCTGCTGCAATTTTCTAAGAATTATAGAACCTACAACTGCATTTATTATGGCAAGCACAGTTATCTCTATGTTGAATTCCACTGCAGTACTTATCAATACGCAGGCAATAGTATTCAATACGAGTGATACCTTTCCATTTACAAGTATTGAGAACATCAATGGTATAAACGCAAGGGGTATGAAAAACGGCGATGCAAGCCCGAGTACCCTTGCAAAAAGCACAGCCATACAGTTCAATATATTTATCATGGTAAGCATGTTCACATTGTCATACAATTTCCTATTGTATATACTTAAATATGCCCACTGTAGAAACAGTATTACACCTACAAGTACACCCAGTGACAAGTATATATACCACCTGAAATAAGATCCGTCATTTAGAAGTCCCAGATCCTTTAAAACTCCTATCTGATATTTAGTTACCGGTTCTCCTTCTTTTACTATTATCTGATCCTTTTTAACCATTACAGGTGGAACTTTTTTTGCAGTCTCCTCTTTTAGTTCTTCAGTTTTATCCTTGTCATAGAAAAAGTTTGGAGATATCTGTGTATAAGCTATATTTGCAGCCAGATCCCTGGTTGACTTTGTAAAATTCGAATCTCCTATCTTGATCATTATGTTTTCCTGCGCCTTTTTAATGTCCTCCTTGTTGTCCTTCTGGCTGTTGTCACTTATATTGTCATTATCATATAAATCGGACATTATATTAACTAGAAAACTCTGAAGCGTTCTTATATCATTTTTATCCATCTTTACAATTGAAAGATAATCATTGTCAGATAATTTTATTGCTGAATTACTCTTGAGTTTTTGCTGTTTCTGGGTTTGATTCAGCTGGTTGTCTGCCGATATCTGCTGAACCATGGTGAAAAATTTATTCAGCCTATCCACAGTCTGTGTTTTTATCTCAGGATTTTTATTATACTGAATTGGAACAGAATCCAATACCTGATTTATTCTGTCCTGAGTAGAAAGTTCATCCTTTACTTCCCTTGGAGCTTTGATGTCAACCTTTGCTATCTCCCCAACCTTCAGATTATATCTTTTAATAGTGAGTCCCGTCAAAAGTACAACATATATAAATATAAAGCTGATTACGAATATAATAATCTTGTTCTGTCTTCCTTTTACAAGGAATTTGTCCAATCTTAGTTTTTTCATTAGAAATCATCCTTTGTACACTAGTTACCGTTATTTCCAATATTGTCCTTTTCCTGCATATCTTCTTTATGCTCCACCTGTGACACTATATTTTCTTCTGCTACAACCAGCACTCTCACCTTAAGAAATTTATCCTGTTTTTTATCCACTATCTTATTCATTATCTTAACAGACTTATCTAGATTTGAACATATTTTCCTGTAAAGTTCTCCGGATATTTCAGCAGTTATCCTTTCTATATTGCCTTTAACTGGAACTTCTTTTACTTCATAGAAAGTTTCTTTTTTTAAAAATATTTTACTTTCCTCTATTTTATCATATTTACTAAAATTATTTGCATGTTTTTTTAAATATAACTTCCTTCCATTTATATTTATATAGTAATTTTCTATTTTCTTTCCCGTTCTAACTCTCTTTATAGTATCCACCTTTACACTTTTACTGGCTTCATAAAAGGTTCTGCATATAACCTCTCCTGCAGCATGTACAGGATACGTTGCCCCCTCCTTTCCCTGTATTCCTCTTACAAGAATCTGTCCTTTTTTAACCATATCTCCTATATTTACAACAGCCGTACCTGCCGTAGTATAAAGTCTGACCACTTCTCCATCTTTTGATGCTGCAAGGTCACATGGTGAATTGTCCGAGATTATATTGGGAGGTGATTTTCTTTCTTCTACACTTATTATAAGTCTTGAACCATCAATCCTTGCTTTTACCCACATTATATTGTCATCACTTTTTATGAGAAATTCTTCTATCTTGTACACATCCAAATGTTTTTTATTGATTCCAGGGACTATTCCAGACTTTTTTAATTTCTGTCTTATTTCATAAGGCGGCAGATTTGAATCAGAATTTATCTGTATCTCCCATATGAACGTTGACATATAATATATTATTCCTATAAATAATAATACTCCTATAACCATCATTCTATTTTTCTTAAGTCTCAATATAAAAAAAGAAAGGCCCCATCTTTTCACTATCTTTATTCTAGCACTGCTTCTCTTTGCAAATTCCTCTATTTTATAATAATCTTTCAATTTTATATCCATCATCACGGTGGTTACACTTTTTTTTCTTATGTTTTTTATATAGACATTGTTCTTCCATATAAGATTTATAAATCTTTCAGGTATAATGGATTGTATCTCAATTGTTATATAGGCATTTTTATATTTTCCAAAATTGAATCTGCTAGTTTCCTTCATAGGTTATTGACTTAAATTTTCCTCCTACTGTTATTGTACTTCCGCCCATAAAAAGTACTTCAAAGTTTTCTCCATATATTGAGATCAATCCTACACCTGAATTAATTTTTATCTGATCCTTTTCAAATAGCACTATACCCCTATGATTTTCTATTACTATTTCTTTGTCTCCCGTTACCAGAATCCTTGGCATGTTCAAAATTATATCCCTTGGAAGATCTAACTTATCTGCAATATTCTGTTTTGTATTGTATAATTTATCTCCCACAATATCACCTCTAAAAATTTATATGGCTTTTCTTCTTTATTAATTTATGAATTATAAATCTAATAAATTACTTAAAGGCAATACTCAAAATAAATAAAAAAATAAAACCTTCTGAAATACAAAGGTTTAGAAAAACAAGAAAGGCTGAGAAAACCCAACCTTTTATTTATTCAAATATTGTTTTACAATTTGACCAACAAGCCTGCCGTCTGCCCTGCCTTTTGTCTTAGGCACAACATATGCCATAACTTTTTTCATATCCTTTATACTATTTGCCCCGACTTCATTAACTGCTTGATCAACAATCTCGGTAATCTCTTCTTTACTCAACTGCTGAGGAAGGTAATCCAACAAGATTTTTATTTCCTTTTCTGTATCGTCAACCAAATCCTGCCTATTCCCTTTTTTAAATTCCAGTATGGCTTCACGCCTTTGCTTGACTTCCTTTGCCAGTATATCTGTAACCTGTTCATCGTCAAGTTGCTTGCCATCGGTCTTTTCGACCAACAGTACAGCGGCTCTTGCCATACTTATTGTATTAGCCTTAAATTTGTCCTTGGACTTTAAAGCCTGTTTCCAATCCTCTTGTAATCTTTTTTTAAGAGACATTGATTTGAACCCTCTTTCCAAAAGAACCCTACTTAAACTTTCTCTTTCTAGCAGCTTCTGATTTCTTTTTTCTCTTTACACTTGGCTTTTCATAATGCTCTCTCTTTCTGACTTCTGAAAGAACACCGGCTCTAGCGCATTTCCTTTTAAATCTTCTTAATGCACTTTCTATAGTTTCATTTTCTCCAACTTTTATTTCTGACATATTATATCCCTCCCTCCGCTAGCCCAATTTAATTTTAAAAATTAAATACAGTTAACATAGGTCAAATAGCACATAGATTATTATACAACAAATGTTTTTGTACTGTCAACATATTGAATTTAACCTGGAGGCCAATTGAGCGACCTTCCACCCAGCAGATGAAAATGTACATGAGGTACGGTCTGTCCTCCATATCTTCCAGTATTTGAAACAATTCTGTACCCATCTTCTGCTATGTTTAGATCACCGGCAATTTTTTTTGCTGCCATAAATATGTGTGCTATAATATTTGAATCCTCTTTATCAAGGTCATTAATACTTTCTATGTGCTTTTTGGGAACAATAAGCACATGAACCGGAGCACCGGGATTTATATCCTTAAAACTCAATACCAGATCATCCTCATACACTTTTTCTGAAGGTATCTCACCCTTTACTATTTTACAAAAAATACATTCTTCCACATGTTCACCCCCTTTACTGAAATGGGATACTTGTTAGTCTATCTTACTTATAGTATTCAATATCAATAATAAATATCCTTCTGAATTCAATAAAAAATTTACAGGATTGTCAGCTCACCTTTCCATTCATGTATCCTTTTTCAGTTGAAACCAATCTTGTTTTAATTATACTGTCTTCCAGGTTTTCAGCTGATTTTGCAATAACTTTTATGTAATTGGGTGTATAGCCTTCATAGAAATCCTCTCTGCCTGGAAGCTGCCTCTCATACAATACATCCATATCCCTCCCAAGAAATTCATCCATGAATTTCTTTTCCAGAATTCCATCCAATTCTATAAGCCTTGAACTTCTTTCTTCCTTTATATTTCCATCAACTTGATTGTCCATCACCGCTGCTTTGGTTCCCTCCCTGGGGCTGTATTTGAATACATGCATTTTTGAAAGCTCTATTCTTTTCAAAAATTTATATGTATTATCAAATTCCTCCTGTGTTTCTCCAGGGAAACCGACTATAACATCAGTAGTTATAGACAATCCTGAAATATTTTTTCTCAAATTATTCAAAACATCTTCATATTCGGAGGTTGTATATCTCCTGTTCATTCTTTCAAGTGTTGTGTCACAGCCGCTCTGAAGTGAAATATGGAAATGGGGACATAGTTTTTGGAGAGAACCTATTCTGTCTATAACCTCATGTGTAAAAAATTTAGGATCAATAGATCCTATTCTCACCCTCTCCACTCCATCTATTTTGTCTACTTCCTGCAAAATACGCATAAGATTCCAGTTTCCCTGCAAATCACTACCATAGGAGGCTATATGTATACCGGACAATATTATTTCCTTGAAATTATTCTCTGCCAGTTTTTTAACTTCAGTTAAAACTGCCCCAGGCTCTTTACTGCACACTGCCCCTCTTGCAAATGGAATCAAACAGTATGAACAAAACCTATTGCAGCCATCCTGTATTTTTAAAAAGGCTCTGGTTCTATGCTGGTACTTTTCAATATTCAAGTTTTCAAATGTATTGTTCTTCAAAACCCCGTCTATCTCAATAAAGCTTTTATTCTCTTTTTCTGCACGATTTACCCAGTATAAAATATCGCCCTTGTTCCTCGTACCTAAAACTATGTCTACACCTTCTATTTTAGAAACTTCCTGAGGTGAGACCTGTGAATAACATCCTACAACAGCTATTATGGCATTTGGATTTTTTCTTCTTGCCCTGTGAATCATCTGTCTTGATTTCTTATCTCCCATATTGGTCACTGTACATGTGTTTATTACATATACATCCGCACATCTGTCGAAATTTACAACTTCATAACCCTCTTTTATAAATTTCTCTGTCATTGCCTCTGTTTCATACTGGTTTACCCTGCATCCCAGAGTCATCATACCTACTGTTCTCTTTCCACTGCATGCACAAGAAAACTTATCCAACTAATTCAGTCCTCCTAAATCACCTAATTCATACATGAGCAGCGATATGCACACAAAGCCTGCTGTTTCAGTCCTGAGTATTCTTGGACCGAGAGTGACTATATTTGAATGAACTTCCCCCAAAGCATCTATCTCGGATTCTGAAAAACCACCTTCGGCGCCGACAATTACTGCTACACTTTTTATACTGTATCTATCTATTTTCCCCATCATACTTTTTATGCCGAGCTTTTTCTCATTTTCATATGGAACTACGACAAGATCCATGGATTTCAATTTTTCTATTGTTTCGTCGAAATTAATCGGTTGATCGACTTTTGGAATTATCCTTCTCCTGCACTGCTTGCACGCCTCTTCAGCTATTTTGTTCCATCTCTCCACTTTTTTAAATTCCCCATTTTTGTTTTTTATAACCACTCTTTCTGTAAATATGGGTGTTATTTGCTTTACTCCGAGCTCTGTAGCCTTCTGTACAATCAAATCCATCTTGCTTGACTTGGGAAAGCCCTGAAACAGATAGATATCTATATTGCTTTCATTATCAGAATCAATTTCGCCCACTATATTTATCTGAACCTGATCCCTGTCTATTTTATATATTATTCCATAAAACTCCTGACCGCTGCAATTGTTTATGACCACCTCATCGTCTTTTTTCAGTCGAAGTACCTTGTTTATATGTTTGACATCACTATCTGAAATATAGGCAATCCCGTCTGTTATATTTTTTTCAGGCACAAAAAATTTATGCATTTAAACAACCTCTTCTATCCATTTATATATCATGTCAATCTTGCAGTGATACAGAACCATTCACCATCTCTGTCTATGTTCTCTATGTTGAAATAATCACACTTCTTCAATTTGTCTATCACTTCATCCTGTCTTCCTTCGATTATTCCAGAAGATATAAAAATTCCATCTTTATTCAGAAAAGATTTAACTTCATCACTCAATGGTATTATAATATCTGCAATTATATTTGCAACTATGATATCTGCCTTGCCATGGACTACATCCATAAGATTTCCATGGAGTATTTCTATATTTGAAATATCATTGTAATTTATATTTTCCTCTGCAGATTTCACAGCCACTTCATCAAAATCCACACCCACAACATGCCCTGCTCCAAGCCTGGCAGCAGTTATTGAGAGAATGCCCGAACCTGTACCTATATCAAACACGGTACAGTTCCCATCAACATACCTTTCAAGCTGTTTAATACACATTCTTGTAGTTTCATGAGTTCCGGTTCCAAATGCCATTCCTGGATCCAGCTTTACTGTTATATCACCTTTTTGCTCCTCATAATTCTCCCATATTGGAACAATTACTATGTTTTTTCCTGCCCTTGTGGGCCTATAATATCTTTTCCAATTGTTTTCCCAGTCTTCTTCATTTACCTTACATGCCTTAACTGTTCCCCTGCCTTTGTCTATACCAAACTCAGACAAATTGTCTATTGAACGTCTTATATAGCTTAATTTTTCTTCAAAATCCCCATCTTCCTTAAGATAAGCCTTTATTAACGAATAATCTTTTATTTTCAAGAGACTATTATCAAAATAATCCCAATCTTCAGGGTGTTTTCTTTTAAATTCAATGTCCTCGGGATCTTCTATAGACACTCCGGAAACACCTGTATTATACAATATCCCTGAAACTGCTTCCACTGCCTCACTAGTAGTTGCAATGGAAACTTCCATCCAATCCTTATTCATAATACACCACTTTTCAATAAATTTATACAGCCAGTTAGAGCTTACGTTTTATCTTATTTATAAATGTTTCCTTTCCACTTCCCCTGTCTATAGTTTCACCGCCGGCTTTCATAAAATCAACCAGCAGTTCTCTCTGCTTCTGGTTGATATTTTTAGGAACATCAACTATTACATTGACATATTGATCTCCCCTGCCATGTCCATTTACTCTCGTTATACCCTTGCCTCTCAGTCTGAATACAGTTCCTGACTGAGTTCCTGGCGGAACATCGTACTTTACTTCCCCATCTATAGTAGGAACCTTTAATGTAGTTCCAAGGACTGCCTTTCCAAAGCTTATATGCCTATCTAAATATACATCAAATCCTTCTCTTCTAAACGTAGAACTTGGACTTACCCTTATGTTTATATACAGATCTCCGGATGGTCCTCCGTTGGAACCTGCTTCTCCCTGTCCTCTTATAGGTATTATATTGCCGTTGTCAACCCCAGCTGGAACATCTACATTTATTTTTTTACGCTTTCTCACCTTTCCCTTGCCCTTGCAATGAGGACACGGATCACTTATTATAGTTCCTGTTCCACCACACTTGTCACAAGTACTCATAGTCACAAAACTTCCAAGGGGAGTGTTCCTCTGTGTTCTCATCTGACCTGTTCCACCGCACTTGTCACAGGTACGCGGCTTGCTTCCAGGCCTGGCACCTGTACCATGGCAGTACTCACAGGTCTCATTTCTATTTATGCTTATTTCCTTCTTTATCCCAAAAGCTGCTTCTTCAAAAGTCAGATTCAGAGCATACTCAATGTCCGCTCCTTTTTGCGGAGCATTTTTTCTTCTGCTGCTCCCGTGAGAAAATCCACCTCCAAAAAATGAGTCGAATATATCTCCAAAACCACCCAGATCTGAAAAGTCAAATCCTCCGAAACCTGATCCCTGTGCTCCTGCACCGCCAAAATCAGTTGTGCCAAACTGGTCATATTGTGCCTTTTTCTGTGGATCTGACAAAACCTGATAGGCTTCATTTATCTCTTTAAATTTTGCTTCAGCTTCCTTGTTATTTTGATTCCTATCCGGGTGGTATTTTAAAGCCATTTTTCTAAACGCTTTTTTTATTTCATCATCACTTGCACCTTTATGAAGCCCCAATACCTCATAATAATCCTTACTTGCCATTTTTATACTTCACCACCTAAGAAAATGTACTAATTTCATCAGTACAACTAAAATTAAATTATTACTTAAATTAAGGGAAGAGCAGTAACTCATCCCTTAACTATTACCATTATACACATCTATTATAAAATCGTGAAGAGAAAATACTATTTATCATCATCCACCTTGTAATCTGCATCAACTACATTGTCGCCATTTTTACCTGAATTCCCCGATCCGGCATTTGGATCTGCTCCCGGATTCGGACCTGCCTGAGCATTTGGACCTGCCTGAGCATTTGGACCTGCCTGGGCATTCTGACTATATATCTTGGATGAAATTCCATAGAAAGTCTGTGTCAGATCTTCGGTAGCTTTCTTTATAGCATCCAGATCCTCTCCGTCCTTGACCTTTTTCAAAGCATCTATCTTTTCTTCTATAGCTTTCTTATCCTCTGCAGACACTTTGTCACCCAGATCCTTTAATGTCTTCTCAGTCTGGTACAGGGTCTGATCTGCATTGTTCTTGATTTCTATAGATTCTTTTCTCTTCTTGTCCTGATCACTGAATTTTTCTGCATCCTTAACAGCCTTATCTATCTCATCATCTGTCAGGTTAGTGGAAGCTGTAATTGTTATATTTGCCTCCTTGCCAGTTCCCTTGTCTTTGGCTGATACATTTACAATACCATTTGCATCTATGTCAAATGTAACTTCAATCTGAGGAACTCCTCTTGGAGCTGGTGCTATACCTGAAAGCGTAAATCTTCCAAGAGTTTTATTGTCGGCCGCCATCTGTCTTTCACCCTGAACTACGTGAATTTCAACGGAAGTCTGTCCGTCTGCTGCTGTGGAAAATACCTGACTCTTCTTGGTTGGTATCGTAGTATTTCTTTCAATAAGAGGTGTAGCTACTCCACCTAATGTTTCAATACCAAGAGTGAGAGGCGTAACATCAAGCAGCAGCACATCTTTTACATCTCCTGTAAGAACTCCTGCCTGAATAGCTGCTCCTACAGCTACACATTCATCCGGGTTTACTCCCTTTGACGGGTCTTTACCGGTAAACTCCTTGACAGCCTCCTGAACTGCAGGAATTCTCGTGGAACCACCGACTAATATAACCTTGTTTACATCATTTATTGTAAGTCCGGCATCACTTAATGCCTTCTTCATGGGTTCTATTGTCCTCTGGACCAGATCCTGGGTCAGTTCATTGAATTTTGCCCTTGTAAGGTTCATATCTATG
Proteins encoded in this region:
- a CDS encoding diacylglycerol kinase, which encodes MKVKKLLDSFNYAIQGIIYSVRTQRNMKIHMIAALLVLVLCFFYDLSKIELLAITITITMVIMAELFNTAVEFAIDATTNYYHPLAKIAKNVAAGGVLITAINAILVGYIIFWDKLNYINFILMRKIRTTSPYNIFIMLVIVCIATIVVKAIFGEGTPLKGGMPSGHSAIAFSIATIIALMAEELEIVILSYLLAFIVAQSRVDSEVHSILEVFLGGVFGVLITVLLFRVFG
- the ybeY gene encoding rRNA maturation RNase YbeY, whose protein sequence is MIFIDNRQKKIDIAGGLENTITEVIEYALKEEKVDVPCEVSVIFVDNEGIRNINRENRGIDSATDVLSFPMLEYPEGKVFKETYRGDEFEESDMDSGNLVLGDIALSLEKVEEQRVEFGHSFLREACYLTVHSVLHLLGYDHMQEDEKRKMREREEEILAKFQFAKRNSL
- a CDS encoding HD family phosphohydrolase, producing MKKLRLDKFLVKGRQNKIIIFVISFIFIYVVLLTGLTIKRYNLKVGEIAKVDIKAPREVKDELSTQDRINQVLDSVPIQYNKNPEIKTQTVDRLNKFFTMVQQISADNQLNQTQKQQKLKSNSAIKLSDNDYLSIVKMDKNDIRTLQSFLVNIMSDLYDNDNISDNSQKDNKEDIKKAQENIMIKIGDSNFTKSTRDLAANIAYTQISPNFFYDKDKTEELKEETAKKVPPVMVKKDQIIVKEGEPVTKYQIGVLKDLGLLNDGSYFRWYIYLSLGVLVGVILFLQWAYLSIYNRKLYDNVNMLTMINILNCMAVLFARVLGLASPFFIPLAFIPLMFSILVNGKVSLVLNTIACVLISTAVEFNIEITVLAIINAVVGSIILRKLQQRNDILIASLYIAVINIILTSSMGFLLSNNIVDVARKTLFTGAASIISGILVIGFLPLFESTFNIVTTIKLLELSNPNNPLLKRLLIEAPGTYHHSILVGNLAEMATEEVGGNSLFSRVAAYYHDIGKIKRPYFFKENQLGNDNPHDKITPALSALIIISHVKDGMEMAREYKLPKVIKDVIEQHHGTSLVKYFYVTMKNSSDDPEKIKKEDFRYPGPIPETKESGIIMLADGVEASVRSINEPNKENIENMVNSIIRDRLEEGQLDNCDLTLKDIGKIKEAFLKVLLGIYHHRIEYPKDKYEEKSDEIIDDKILERIEEMHKHTED
- the yqfD gene encoding sporulation protein YqfD; its protein translation is MKETSRFNFGKYKNAYITIEIQSIIPERFINLIWKNNVYIKNIRKKSVTTVMMDIKLKDYYKIEEFAKRSSARIKIVKRWGLSFFILRLKKNRMMVIGVLLFIGIIYYMSTFIWEIQINSDSNLPPYEIRQKLKKSGIVPGINKKHLDVYKIEEFLIKSDDNIMWVKARIDGSRLIISVEERKSPPNIISDNSPCDLAASKDGEVVRLYTTAGTAVVNIGDMVKKGQILVRGIQGKEGATYPVHAAGEVICRTFYEASKSVKVDTIKRVRTGKKIENYYININGRKLYLKKHANNFSKYDKIEESKIFLKKETFYEVKEVPVKGNIERITAEISGELYRKICSNLDKSVKIMNKIVDKKQDKFLKVRVLVVAEENIVSQVEHKEDMQEKDNIGNNGN
- the yqfC gene encoding sporulation protein YqfC, producing MGDKLYNTKQNIADKLDLPRDIILNMPRILVTGDKEIVIENHRGIVLFEKDQIKINSGVGLISIYGENFEVLFMGGSTITVGGKFKSITYEGN
- a CDS encoding GatB/YqeY domain-containing protein; this translates as MSLKKRLQEDWKQALKSKDKFKANTISMARAAVLLVEKTDGKQLDDEQVTDILAKEVKQRREAILEFKKGNRQDLVDDTEKEIKILLDYLPQQLSKEEITEIVDQAVNEVGANSIKDMKKVMAYVVPKTKGRADGRLVGQIVKQYLNK
- the rpsU gene encoding 30S ribosomal protein S21 → MSEIKVGENETIESALRRFKRKCARAGVLSEVRKREHYEKPSVKRKKKSEAARKRKFK
- a CDS encoding histidine triad nucleotide-binding protein, with translation MEECIFCKIVKGEIPSEKVYEDDLVLSFKDINPGAPVHVLIVPKKHIESINDLDKEDSNIIAHIFMAAKKIAGDLNIAEDGYRIVSNTGRYGGQTVPHVHFHLLGGRSLNWPPG
- the mtaB gene encoding tRNA (N(6)-L-threonylcarbamoyladenosine(37)-C(2))-methylthiotransferase MtaB; translation: MMTLGCRVNQYETEAMTEKFIKEGYEVVNFDRCADVYVINTCTVTNMGDKKSRQMIHRARRKNPNAIIAVVGCYSQVSPQEVSKIEGVDIVLGTRNKGDILYWVNRAEKENKSFIEIDGVLKNNTFENLNIEKYQHRTRAFLKIQDGCNRFCSYCLIPFARGAVCSKEPGAVLTEVKKLAENNFKEIILSGIHIASYGSDLQGNWNLMRILQEVDKIDGVERVRIGSIDPKFFTHEVIDRIGSLQKLCPHFHISLQSGCDTTLERMNRRYTTSEYEDVLNNLRKNISGLSITTDVIVGFPGETQEEFDNTYKFLKRIELSKMHVFKYSPREGTKAAVMDNQVDGNIKEERSSRLIELDGILEKKFMDEFLGRDMDVLYERQLPGREDFYEGYTPNYIKVIAKSAENLEDSIIKTRLVSTEKGYMNGKVS
- a CDS encoding 16S rRNA (uracil(1498)-N(3))-methyltransferase, yielding MHKFFVPEKNITDGIAYISDSDVKHINKVLRLKKDDEVVINNCSGQEFYGIIYKIDRDQVQINIVGEIDSDNESNIDIYLFQGFPKSSKMDLIVQKATELGVKQITPIFTERVVIKNKNGEFKKVERWNKIAEEACKQCRRRIIPKVDQPINFDETIEKLKSMDLVVVPYENEKKLGIKSMMGKIDRYSIKSVAVIVGAEGGFSESEIDALGEVHSNIVTLGPRILRTETAGFVCISLLMYELGDLGGLN
- the prmA gene encoding 50S ribosomal protein L11 methyltransferase — protein: MNKDWMEVSIATTSEAVEAVSGILYNTGVSGVSIEDPEDIEFKRKHPEDWDYFDNSLLKIKDYSLIKAYLKEDGDFEEKLSYIRRSIDNLSEFGIDKGRGTVKACKVNEEDWENNWKRYYRPTRAGKNIVIVPIWENYEEQKGDITVKLDPGMAFGTGTHETTRMCIKQLERYVDGNCTVFDIGTGSGILSITAARLGAGHVVGVDFDEVAVKSAEENINYNDISNIEILHGNLMDVVHGKADIIVANIIADIIIPLSDEVKSFLNKDGIFISSGIIEGRQDEVIDKLKKCDYFNIENIDRDGEWFCITARLT